One genomic segment of Vagococcus intermedius includes these proteins:
- a CDS encoding glycosyltransferase family 2 protein: MLKKKISLIVPCYNEEETIMLFHDAIQTIEQKLNHYDWEYLFINDGSTDTTLAILKELATNHPETVSYLSFSRNFGKEAAMAAGLQHAIGDYVAVMDVDLQDPPELLIEMTKLLETTNYDCIGARRVDRKDEPPIRSFFARRFYSLINKISDTEFVDGVRDFRLMTRQMVNAILSLEEYNRFSKGIFSWVGFDTYYIEFENKERSAGETSWSFWRLFKYSIEGILSFSTMPLLIASFLGIVTFLSAITFLIIIIIRALIFGDPVAGWPSLVSIILFLGGIQLFCMGVIGQYIGKMFLETKKRPLFIIKEANLIRQTKLDKKKK, from the coding sequence TTGTTAAAGAAAAAAATCAGCTTGATAGTCCCTTGTTATAATGAAGAAGAAACTATCATGTTGTTTCATGACGCCATCCAAACGATTGAACAAAAACTTAATCACTACGACTGGGAGTATCTTTTTATCAACGATGGGTCAACGGACACTACACTAGCGATTTTAAAGGAACTTGCTACAAACCATCCGGAAACAGTTAGTTACCTTTCCTTTTCTCGTAATTTTGGAAAAGAAGCAGCAATGGCAGCTGGACTACAACATGCCATAGGTGATTATGTTGCCGTTATGGATGTCGACCTGCAAGATCCACCTGAATTATTAATTGAAATGACCAAACTTTTAGAAACGACTAACTACGATTGTATTGGAGCAAGACGAGTGGACCGCAAAGATGAACCACCTATAAGGTCATTTTTCGCCCGACGTTTTTATTCACTTATCAATAAAATTTCAGATACTGAATTCGTCGATGGTGTTAGAGATTTTCGTTTAATGACACGTCAAATGGTCAATGCTATCCTTTCTTTGGAAGAGTACAATCGTTTTTCGAAAGGGATTTTTAGTTGGGTAGGCTTTGATACTTATTATATAGAATTTGAGAACAAAGAACGTAGTGCTGGAGAAACATCTTGGTCTTTTTGGAGACTTTTTAAGTATTCAATTGAAGGCATCCTATCCTTTTCAACGATGCCCTTACTAATTGCTTCATTTTTAGGGATTGTCACCTTTTTAAGCGCTATTACTTTCTTAATTATAATTATAATACGCGCCCTTATCTTCGGAGATCCAGTAGCTGGTTGGCCCTCACTGGTCAGTATTATTCTATTTTTAGGTGGCATCCAATTATTTTGTATGGGAGTCATCGGACAATATATTGGCAAAATGTTTTTAGAAACAAAAAAAAGACCTCTTTTTATTATCAAGGAAGCTAACTTAATTAGACAAACTAAACTAGATAAAAAAAAGAAGTAG
- a CDS encoding FUSC family protein, which translates to MTIGPFKLGFRTIKTALAVMTCILLFHLFDRPSSPMIACLASVFSMREDMPSTVSFGLHRILSNLLGGALALVYFYIYLFFNHAFWVELLILPLLVTFIIMLSDRLNLNAGIIGACATLFIIVLTVPETETFLYALARIMDTTIGTVVALLINRLIAPPKSKDSLPPQPDLAQQLKLLEETSRKQEQQLLALKKEVAYYKEKELKN; encoded by the coding sequence ATGACAATTGGCCCATTTAAATTAGGATTTAGAACAATTAAAACTGCCTTAGCAGTGATGACTTGTATTTTATTATTTCATCTCTTTGACCGCCCCTCATCTCCTATGATTGCCTGTTTGGCATCGGTCTTCTCTATGCGTGAAGATATGCCTTCAACAGTGTCATTTGGCTTGCATCGGATTTTGAGTAACTTGCTGGGTGGCGCCTTAGCTTTGGTTTATTTTTACATCTATTTGTTTTTCAACCATGCTTTTTGGGTAGAACTTTTAATTCTGCCATTACTGGTCACTTTTATTATTATGTTATCTGATAGGCTAAATTTAAATGCAGGAATTATTGGAGCTTGTGCTACTTTATTTATCATTGTTTTAACTGTTCCAGAAACTGAAACTTTTTTATACGCTCTAGCTCGAATTATGGATACGACTATTGGAACAGTTGTGGCCTTACTAATCAACCGGCTCATTGCACCACCTAAATCGAAAGATAGTCTCCCACCACAGCCTGATTTAGCGCAACAACTCAAACTGTTAGAAGAAACTTCTCGTAAACAAGAACAGCAACTATTAGCACTAAAAAAAGAAGTCGCCTATTATAAAGAAAAAGAACTTAAGAACTAG
- a CDS encoding aromatic acid exporter family protein: MRTIKTAVCAAVAILIAQYFHLENPTAAGIIALLSVTNTKRSSFETAFFRIASLILATLIAYGCFNLLGYHAIAFGCYLLLFIPLAVRGKMTDGIPVSSVLVTHYLVAGDLSFALVKNAFLLLFIGAGVALIANLFMPDFTKKLQKKQSLVDETIKQLLLGMSLYLGGKGDGRQCDRLLDNVVLSLKNAEIAARQQDENRLFSEESYYLDYFTMRRLQVDILKKMNQLVKETHDKENRVVVTDIEELLQLSSLSFSEHNDGLALQDAFAKVMKDYRLAALPQTREEFEQRAKLYQLISEFDHFITLKIEFHKKYQANVGKKKPE, encoded by the coding sequence ATGAGAACAATAAAAACAGCGGTTTGTGCAGCTGTGGCAATATTAATTGCTCAGTATTTCCATTTGGAAAACCCCACTGCAGCAGGGATTATTGCTCTTTTGAGCGTGACCAATACAAAACGATCATCTTTTGAAACAGCTTTTTTTCGAATCGCATCTTTGATTTTAGCCACACTAATCGCTTATGGGTGTTTTAATTTGCTGGGGTATCATGCCATCGCTTTTGGCTGTTACTTATTATTATTTATTCCATTAGCAGTTAGAGGGAAGATGACGGATGGCATTCCTGTCAGCTCAGTCTTAGTGACGCATTATTTAGTAGCCGGTGACTTATCATTTGCGCTGGTAAAAAATGCTTTTTTACTATTATTTATTGGCGCGGGAGTGGCTTTAATCGCAAATCTTTTTATGCCTGATTTCACTAAAAAATTACAAAAAAAACAGTCATTAGTAGATGAAACAATTAAACAGTTGTTATTAGGAATGAGTTTATATTTAGGGGGAAAAGGTGATGGGAGACAGTGTGATCGTTTGCTAGATAATGTTGTCTTGTCTTTGAAAAATGCTGAGATTGCTGCACGCCAACAAGATGAGAATCGTTTATTTTCAGAAGAGTCTTATTATTTAGATTATTTTACAATGCGTCGTCTTCAAGTTGATATTTTAAAAAAAATGAATCAATTAGTCAAAGAAACACATGACAAAGAAAATCGTGTAGTAGTTACAGATATTGAAGAACTTTTACAGCTATCTTCTTTAAGTTTCTCAGAACATAACGATGGATTAGCTTTGCAAGATGCTTTTGCTAAGGTGATGAAAGATTATCGGCTAGCAGCACTTCCACAAACCCGTGAAGAGTTTGAACAACGAGCAAAACTGTATCAACTAATTAGTGAGTTTGATCATTTTATAACATTGAAAATTGAATTTCATAAAAAATATCAAGCAAATGTTGGTAAAAAAAAGCCTGAATAA